In the Nocardia asteroides genome, CCAGCGTCCGGCCCATGCCGATGCTCGGCCAGCTGGCGCTGCCCGCCGCCGCCATCCGCAACTACGCGCTCACCCTGCACGCGGCGCTGGCAGGCGACGGGGTCTACGCGGGCACCCTCACCATCGGCGGCGTGGTCGAGCGCGGCGACATCCACACCATGGTCGCCGCCGATCCCGGCACCTTCGGGCCGCTCGCCGGGCACACCCTCGACCCCGACGAGCTCGCCGAGGCGGCCTGGCGAATGACCCGCGAGCGGGACCGCGCGGAAGCGGTCTTCGACGTGTTCAGCGCCGCCTGAGCGAAGGGGCGGGGCCGATTCCGCGCGCCGCCGCGGCGTGGGCGACGTACCGTCGAGATCATGGCGGAACTGGTTCTCGGTCCGGTGCTGCGGCACGTCGACGCCACCTCGGCGACGGTGTGGGTGGAGACCGACGCACCCTGCGAGGTCACGGTGCTCGGCGCCCGTGCCCGCACCTTTCAGGTCGGCGAGCTGCACTTCGCCCTGGTCGTGGTGACCGGGCTGGAGCCGGACGGCTCGGTGCCCTACGAGGTCGCGCTGGACGGCGCGCGGGTGTGGCCGGAGCCGGATTCGGAGTTCCCGCCCAGTCGGATCCGCACCCACCCGGTGCGCACACTGATCTTCGGCTCCTGCCGCGCGGCCAAGGCGACACCGGGCGCGCAAGCCGCGGACAAGGTCGGTGTCGACGCCCTCGACACCTACGCGCTGCGCATGAAGGAGCGCGCCGAGCCGGAGTGGCCGGACGCGCTCGTCCTGCTCGGCGACCAGGTGTACGCCGACGAACCCACGCCGCGGATCAAGGAGTGGCTGGCGCGGCGGCGGGACGGGGCCGAGCCCGCGGGCGAGGTGGTCTCGTTCCGCGAGTACGCCGAGCTGTACCACGAGTCCTGGGCCGACCCGGAGATCCGCTGGCTCATGTCCACCGTGCCCACCTCGATGATCTTCGACGACCACGACGTGCGCGACGACTGGAACACCTCGCGCACCTGGCGCGAGCAGATGGCCGAGCTGCCCTGGTGGCCGGAGCGCATCCGCTCCGGGCTCGCCTCCTACTGGGTGTACCAGCACCTGGGCAACCTCGCGCCCGCCGACCTGGCCGCGAACGAGCTGTATCGGAGGGTCACCGAGCACGGCGGCGACGTCGGGGAGCTGCTGGAGGAGTTCGGCGCCGCGGCGGACAGGGAGGCCGACGGGCGCAAGCCGGTGCGCTGGAGCTACCGCCGCGATTTCGGCCGGGTCCGGCTGCTCGTCATCGACACCCGCAGCGGGCGCATCCTGGACGGCGACCGGCTCATGGTCGGCGCCGAGGAGTTCGAGTGGCTGGAGGAGAACGCCGCGGGCGATATCGACCACCTGCTCATCGGGTCGTCGCTGCCGTGGCTGATGCCGCCCGCGCTCAGCCACTTCCAGTCGCTGAACGAGCGCGCCGCCGGGTTGCCGGGGTGGCGCGGGCGGCTCGGCGAGAAGGTCAGGCAGGAGGCGGATCTGGAGCACTGGCCCGCGTTCCGCGCCTCCTTCGAGCGGCTGGCCGCGCTCATCCGGCGGATCGGGAGCGCGCCGGACGCGCCCGCCACCATCTCGGTGCTCTCCGGGGACGTGCACCACAGCTACGCCGCGCGCGCCGACTACCCGGAGCCGACGACATCGACGGTGCTGCAACTGGTCTGCTCACCGGTGCACAACGAGCCGCCGAAGATCTTCCACGCCGTCTTCGCCGCGGCCTGGGGGCGCCGGTTGGCGCGGGCGCTGCGCCGGCTCGCCGATCGGCGCGGGATCTCGCCTGACCCGGTGCGCTGGGAAAAGATCAGCGGGCCGCACTTCGGGAACTCGCTCGCCGCGCTGCACCTGGACGGGCGGCGCGGGCGCTTCGTGCTCGAGACCGCGCGCTCGGACGAAGGATTGGTGAAGGTCGCCGATCTCGAGTTGCGGGCGCCGCACTCCTGACCACCGCCGGTGGGTTCGGCGGAGCGCGCCGCCCGAGCACCACCGGCCCGGCGGTCACGTCCGGGGCCGACCCTGCTTCGTCATGCTGGTGACCCGCACCGGCCCGCTCCACCCGCAGGGCGAGTCGCAGACCCCGACCACGTCGCGCCGGGTGCGCCCGTCGGCGACGAGGGTGTGCAGCCACGCGGTGGCGGGATACCCGCAGCGCGGGCACTTCCCGAAGTAGTCGAGGATCTCGGTGGCGGTGCGGCGCCCGACGGAGGCGCTCATCCGGCGGCGTCCGGGTCGTACTCGAGCAGCGCCCGGCGCAGCAACTTCCCGGTGGCGTTGCGCGGTAACTCGTCCAGCACGATCACCTCCCGCGGCACCTTGTGCCGCGCCAGATCCGCCTTGACGTAGTCCTTGATCTCCTGCGCGTCCACCGACGCCCCATCGACCGGGACGACGAACGCCCGCAACCGCTGCCCGAAGTCCGCGTCCGGCACCCCGACCACCGCCGCCTCGGCGATATCCCCCCGCTCCACCAGCAGGTTCTCCACCTCGAGCGGGAAGACGTTCTCCCCGCCCGAGATGATCATGTCGTCGTCCCTGCCGTCGACGAACAGCCGCCCCTCGGCGTCGAAGTGCCCCACATCCCCGCTGGAGAGCAGCCCGTCCACGGTCTCCCTGGTCCGCCCGTCGGTGTACCCGGCGAAGCTCAGCCCGCTGGAGACGAAGATCGTCCCGACCACCCCCGGCTCGGTGATCCGCGCCCGCCGCTCGTCGTACAGCGCCACCCGGCACCCCACCGGCGGCCGCCCGACGGTCCCCGGCGCCAGCCGCATGTCCTCCGGCGTCGCCACCGCCGCCACCGCCACCTCGGTGGAGGCGTACAGGTTGTAGAGCACGTCGCCGAAGAGCTCGGCGGTCCGTCTGCTCAGATCCGGCGAGACCGACGATCCGGCCGCGAAGATCACCCGCAGCGCGGAGGTGTCGTGCGCGGCCAGCTCGGCGGCGGGCAGGTCGACGATGCGCTGCAGCATCGTCGGCACCACCACCAGGCTCGCGGCCCGGTGCTCGGCCACCGCGGCGACCGTCCAGCGCGGATCGAAGCGCCCGGGCCGCAGCACGACGGTGTTGCCGAGCGCCCAGCCCAGCCCGAGCTGGGAGAGCCCGGTGCCGTGGAACAGCGGAGCCGCCATCACCATGGCGCTGTCCCTCGGCAGCGGGATCCGGTCGAGGAACTGCGCCGACTGCAGCGGCGAGACCTTCTCCCGCGGCGCGCCCTTCGGCGTCCCGGTGGTGCCGCTGGTCAGGATGACCAGCCCGCCCGCCCTGGCGGGCGCCGGCAGCGGCTCGGGCGCGTGCGCGGCGGCCAGCCCGTCCACCGTGAGCACTCCGGGCTCGGCCCCGTCCGCCCTGGTGAGGATGCGCGCGATGGTGTCCGGCGCCGCGGCGAGCAGCGGTAGGAACTCGGCGTCGAGCAGGAGCGCGGCGATCCGCTCGCGCACCGCGACCTCGGCCAGCTGCCGCCCGCCGAACCCGGTGTTCAGCAGCACGACCCTGGCCCCGAGTTTCCCGGCCGCGGCCATCGCCAGCAGCATGCCGCGGTGGTCGCGGCAGAGCACGCCGAGCACGGTGTCCGCGCCGTGGCCGCCAGCGGCGAGGCCGCGGGCCAGCGCGTCCGAGCGGGAGTCCAGCTCGGCGAAGGTCAGCCCGCCGCGGTCGTCGATCACCGCGGTGCGCTCGGGCCAGCGCCGCGCGGCCGCCCGCAGCACCGTGGTGAACGGACCGTAGCGGCTCGCGTCCCGCGCGGCGCGCAGGGTGTGGTCCGGGCGCAGTGGATCCAGCATGCCACGCCGGACCAGCACGCTCGCCGCGGCCAGTGAATCGGTGAGCGGACGGGTCAGCTCCTGCAGCCCCACGGCGGTTCTCCCTCAG is a window encoding:
- a CDS encoding acyl-CoA synthetase, whose translation is MGLQELTRPLTDSLAAASVLVRRGMLDPLRPDHTLRAARDASRYGPFTTVLRAAARRWPERTAVIDDRGGLTFAELDSRSDALARGLAAGGHGADTVLGVLCRDHRGMLLAMAAAGKLGARVVLLNTGFGGRQLAEVAVRERIAALLLDAEFLPLLAAAPDTIARILTRADGAEPGVLTVDGLAAAHAPEPLPAPARAGGLVILTSGTTGTPKGAPREKVSPLQSAQFLDRIPLPRDSAMVMAAPLFHGTGLSQLGLGWALGNTVVLRPGRFDPRWTVAAVAEHRAASLVVVPTMLQRIVDLPAAELAAHDTSALRVIFAAGSSVSPDLSRRTAELFGDVLYNLYASTEVAVAAVATPEDMRLAPGTVGRPPVGCRVALYDERRARITEPGVVGTIFVSSGLSFAGYTDGRTRETVDGLLSSGDVGHFDAEGRLFVDGRDDDMIISGGENVFPLEVENLLVERGDIAEAAVVGVPDADFGQRLRAFVVPVDGASVDAQEIKDYVKADLARHKVPREVIVLDELPRNATGKLLRRALLEYDPDAAG
- a CDS encoding alkaline phosphatase D family protein; the protein is MAELVLGPVLRHVDATSATVWVETDAPCEVTVLGARARTFQVGELHFALVVVTGLEPDGSVPYEVALDGARVWPEPDSEFPPSRIRTHPVRTLIFGSCRAAKATPGAQAADKVGVDALDTYALRMKERAEPEWPDALVLLGDQVYADEPTPRIKEWLARRRDGAEPAGEVVSFREYAELYHESWADPEIRWLMSTVPTSMIFDDHDVRDDWNTSRTWREQMAELPWWPERIRSGLASYWVYQHLGNLAPADLAANELYRRVTEHGGDVGELLEEFGAAADREADGRKPVRWSYRRDFGRVRLLVIDTRSGRILDGDRLMVGAEEFEWLEENAAGDIDHLLIGSSLPWLMPPALSHFQSLNERAAGLPGWRGRLGEKVRQEADLEHWPAFRASFERLAALIRRIGSAPDAPATISVLSGDVHHSYAARADYPEPTTSTVLQLVCSPVHNEPPKIFHAVFAAAWGRRLARALRRLADRRGISPDPVRWEKISGPHFGNSLAALHLDGRRGRFVLETARSDEGLVKVADLELRAPHS